TCCCTTTCCATTCACACCCACGTGAAGGAGGACGCCATAAGCCTCTTCGGGTTCCGGACCGTGGTTGAGAAGGAGTTCTTCCAGCTTCTCATCTCCGTGTCCGGCATAGGCCCCAAGATGGGGCGGGATATTCTCTCCAATATCCAGCCGGACGAACTGGCTGCCGCGATCGTGCAGGGAAACCTTGCCCGGCTGTCGGCCATCCCGGGAATCGGGAAAAAGACCGCCGAACGGCTCGTGCTGGAGCTGAAGGAGAAGGTGCGCAAGATGGATGTGGCGCCGTCGGCAAAGGAGTCGGCTCCCGTCGAATCTGCCCCCGAGGTGGCCGACGACGTTGCCTCGGCCCTGGTGAACCTCGGCTACAAGGAAGCTGTGGTGCGGAAGGTGCTGGCCGAGATGACCATCGAGCCCGGCGCCTCCACCGAGGCGGTCCTTCGGCAGGCGTTGAAGATACTGATGAAATGACGATGCAGGGGCAATTCATGAATTGCCCTTGCGGTCGAATTGACCCTAAAGACAGACCGTTATGACCCGACTCGTGACTCCTGACATAACTGAAGACGACATGATCGAATCGTCCCTGCGCCCCCGGGCCCTGGACGACTACATCGGCCAGGAAAAGGCCAAGGGTAACCTGCGGGTATTCATCGACGCCGCCCGGAAGCGGAACGAAGC
The nucleotide sequence above comes from Geobacter benzoatilyticus. Encoded proteins:
- the ruvA gene encoding Holliday junction branch migration protein RuvA, coding for MIALLTGRLAHKTPDAIIIDVNGVGYRVQIPFSTYYELPDEGNTVSLSIHTHVKEDAISLFGFRTVVEKEFFQLLISVSGIGPKMGRDILSNIQPDELAAAIVQGNLARLSAIPGIGKKTAERLVLELKEKVRKMDVAPSAKESAPVESAPEVADDVASALVNLGYKEAVVRKVLAEMTIEPGASTEAVLRQALKILMK